One segment of Comamonas thiooxydans DNA contains the following:
- a CDS encoding CnrY/NccY family anti-sigma factor, whose product MVDVDKWLADAANLTKREVTPIDSDKVMQQIGFISSPASSSLALARLDARLMMLCAAVAAIVALAGLDSIASKALEQPVTTWIAAPPAASPFGLLVGE is encoded by the coding sequence ATGGTAGACGTTGACAAATGGCTTGCGGATGCGGCCAATTTAACCAAGCGGGAAGTGACGCCCATTGACAGCGACAAGGTGATGCAGCAGATCGGTTTCATCTCGTCACCGGCGTCATCCTCCCTTGCTCTGGCGAGACTTGATGCCCGGCTAATGATGTTGTGTGCGGCAGTAGCTGCGATTGTGGCTTTGGCTGGTTTGGATTCCATCGCTTCGAAGGCATTAGAGCAGCCTGTCACAACATGGATCGCTGCTCCACCTGCTGCGTCGCCGTTTGGTTTGCTCGTGGGGGAATGA